One Streptomyces sp. NBC_00102 DNA segment encodes these proteins:
- a CDS encoding PLP-dependent aminotransferase family protein, whose translation MNERNSAGELVEFLRGELNRYSPGGKLPSSRALVERFRVSPVTVTRALAQLAAEGLVVTRPGAGAFRAQPRTTAPAPGDTSWQEVSLSGDGGPEVVPRTVDASGVLVTLAAPPSGVIEFNGGYLHPALQPERALAAALARAGRRPGAWDRPPVDGLPELRAWFAREIGPGVGAADVLVTAGGQSALATALRALAPPGAPVLVESPTYPGMLAVARAAGLRPVPVPVDADGVRPELLDAAFRATGARVFVCQPLFQNPTGAVLAPARRAEMLRIARAAGAFVVEDDFARRLAHEDAGPLPPPLAADDPDGVVVHVCSLTKATSPSLRVGALAARGPVLERLRAIQVVDSFFVPRPLQETALELVGSPSWGTHLRSVAADLARRRTLLAGELRRSLPELDLPHVPSGGGSLWLRVPGGGSGADEAAFVSAALRAGVAVAPGRPYFCAEPPAGQVRISFAAASGAAEITEGVRRLRVAYDALGSFGG comes from the coding sequence ATGAATGAGCGTAACAGTGCAGGGGAGTTGGTGGAATTCCTGCGCGGGGAGCTGAACCGCTACTCGCCTGGTGGAAAGCTCCCGTCGAGTCGTGCCCTCGTCGAGCGTTTCCGGGTCAGCCCGGTCACGGTCACCCGGGCCCTCGCTCAACTGGCGGCCGAGGGCCTGGTCGTCACCCGGCCCGGGGCGGGGGCCTTCCGCGCCCAGCCGCGTACCACCGCACCGGCGCCGGGCGACACCTCCTGGCAGGAGGTCTCGCTCAGCGGTGACGGTGGGCCCGAGGTGGTGCCCCGTACCGTCGACGCCTCGGGGGTCCTCGTCACCCTCGCCGCGCCCCCGTCGGGCGTCATCGAGTTCAACGGCGGCTACCTGCACCCCGCCCTCCAGCCCGAACGGGCGCTGGCCGCCGCACTCGCGCGGGCCGGCCGCCGCCCCGGTGCCTGGGACCGGCCGCCGGTGGACGGCCTGCCCGAGCTGCGCGCCTGGTTCGCCCGCGAGATCGGGCCCGGCGTCGGCGCGGCCGACGTCCTCGTCACGGCGGGCGGCCAGAGCGCGCTGGCCACCGCGCTGCGCGCGCTCGCCCCGCCCGGGGCGCCCGTACTCGTCGAGTCGCCGACCTACCCCGGCATGCTGGCCGTCGCCCGCGCCGCCGGGCTGCGGCCCGTCCCCGTACCGGTGGACGCGGACGGCGTACGGCCCGAACTGCTCGACGCCGCGTTCCGCGCCACCGGGGCACGGGTGTTCGTCTGCCAGCCGCTCTTCCAGAACCCGACGGGCGCCGTACTCGCCCCCGCGCGGAGGGCCGAGATGCTGCGCATCGCGCGGGCCGCGGGCGCGTTCGTCGTCGAGGACGACTTCGCCCGCCGTCTCGCCCACGAGGACGCGGGACCACTGCCGCCACCGCTGGCCGCCGACGACCCCGACGGGGTGGTCGTGCACGTCTGCTCGCTCACCAAAGCCACCTCGCCCAGCCTGCGGGTGGGCGCGCTCGCGGCGCGCGGTCCGGTGCTGGAGAGGCTGCGCGCGATCCAGGTCGTGGACAGCTTCTTCGTGCCGAGACCGCTTCAGGAGACCGCCCTCGAACTGGTCGGATCCCCTTCCTGGGGGACGCACCTGCGTTCCGTCGCCGCCGACCTGGCCCGTCGCCGCACCCTGCTCGCCGGTGAACTCCGCCGTTCTCTGCCCGAACTCGACCTGCCGCACGTGCCGTCCGGCGGCGGCAGCCTCTGGCTGCGCGTCCCCGGTGGCGGCAGCGGTGCCGACGAGGCCGCTTTCGTCTCCGCCGCCCTGCGCGCCGGCGTCGCCGTCGCCCCCGGGCGCCCGTACTTCTGCGCGGAACCGCCCGCAGGGCAGGTCCGGATCAGCTTCGCGGCCGCCTCCGGCGCGGCGGAGATCACGGAGGGGGTCAGGCGCCTGCGCGTCGCGTACGACGCCCTCGGGAGCTTCGGGGGGTGA
- a CDS encoding DMT family transporter — protein sequence MRDNDSATPFVTIALAPSATPTPAPATSGAPAGPAAPLSPSSERSGFVLASLGVLAFSLTFPATVWGLESFGPWSLVALRSVLAALIAGSVLLAARIPWPGRRHLGGLLVVAGGVVAGFPLLTTLALRTTTSSHSAVVVGLLPLTTAVFSSLRTGNRPPRAFWIAALAGAAVVLAFTVAQSGGAVSAGDLYLFGSLVVCAAGYAEGGRLARIMPGWQVIGWALLLSLPVAVAGSAVALSYEPVTPAWHGIAGLVWLAAGSTFTGLYVWYRGMAEIGIPRASQLQLAQPLLTLVWSFLLLGEDLSAAAPVAAVAVLVCIAVTQRAGTRRPRESRAPRS from the coding sequence ATGAGAGACAACGATAGCGCTACCCCTTTCGTGACGATAGCGCTCGCACCCAGCGCCACCCCCACGCCCGCTCCCGCCACCTCCGGTGCCCCTGCGGGGCCCGCCGCTCCCCTCTCCCCCTCCTCCGAACGGTCCGGCTTCGTCCTCGCCTCCCTCGGGGTCCTCGCCTTCTCCCTCACGTTCCCCGCCACCGTGTGGGGACTGGAGAGCTTCGGCCCCTGGTCACTGGTGGCACTGCGCAGCGTGCTCGCCGCGCTGATCGCGGGCTCGGTCCTGCTGGCGGCCCGCATCCCCTGGCCGGGCCGCCGTCACCTGGGCGGGCTGCTGGTCGTGGCGGGCGGCGTGGTGGCGGGGTTCCCGCTGCTGACCACGCTCGCGCTGAGGACGACGACCTCCTCGCACTCGGCCGTGGTGGTGGGGCTGCTGCCGCTGACCACGGCGGTGTTCTCGTCCCTGCGGACGGGCAACCGTCCGCCTCGCGCGTTCTGGATCGCGGCGCTCGCGGGGGCCGCCGTGGTGCTCGCGTTCACGGTCGCCCAGAGCGGCGGCGCCGTCTCGGCCGGTGATCTGTACCTGTTCGGTTCGCTGGTGGTGTGCGCGGCCGGGTACGCGGAGGGCGGGCGGCTGGCGCGGATCATGCCCGGCTGGCAGGTGATCGGCTGGGCACTGCTCCTCTCGCTCCCGGTAGCGGTGGCGGGCAGCGCGGTGGCACTGTCGTACGAGCCCGTCACGCCGGCCTGGCACGGGATCGCCGGCCTGGTCTGGCTGGCGGCCGGGTCCACCTTCACCGGGCTGTACGTCTGGTACCGGGGCATGGCGGAGATCGGCATCCCGCGCGCCAGCCAGCTGCAACTGGCCCAGCCGCTGCTGACGCTGGTCTGGTCGTTCCTCCTGCTCGGCGAGGACCTCTCCGCAGCCGCCCCGGTCGCGGCGGTGGCCGTACTCGTCTGCATCGCGGTGACCCAGCGGGCGGGCACCCGGCGCCCGCGCGAGAGCCGGGCACCACGGTCATAG